The nucleotide sequence ACAAGGCCTACTCGAAAATAGAGGAAGTGGTGACCTCCCATTTGTCTGTCCCATCTGGAAAGGAGTCCGTAAACGACACCTTGAAATAGGGCCACAAAGCCATCAGTAACCTTAAAAGAAACCTGTTGGGGGTATATCACATGATAACTTATAAATATTTACAGAACTATTTGATTGAGTTTGAAATGTGTTCGATCCACGTACCGTCAACTCCAGCTGACGGGATCACAAACAATTATTCTTGGTATTAATTTCATCAGAAAGTTTCAAAATTATTCCCAAATCCTCCACAAAACGGTTCGAAATAAGTACTGAGGGGTCAACAGTTGAAAATCCATAAAACATTAAAAATCAATGTTTTATGGATTTTTTTTTTTATTTTCCGTTTTCCCGACATTTCCCTGAAAAATCAACAAAAAATAAAAGCCAAGTCATTTCTAACTTGGCTCTATACACGGGATTTAAAACCGCTACGCTGTAATCAGTCGCTGAACTTAGTCCCTCCATCCCATGAAGGCATACGGGTTACTTGCCCGCAACGGCTTTCAGTACAAAGATACCCAATCCCACCCACTTTCAACAATTTTCAGTAACTTGAATCAAGTTTTGTCAAAACGGTAAGATTTGGCCAGCACCTAGGGGGTGATGGGGACTGAATCGGCTGCGAGAACAGCGTTTAGCAAAATCACCCCCCACCTTTACCACTCGCCTTGACATACTTAAAAGCGGTAGAACGGGAAATTTTCAAAGCCTTTGCCACTTCGTTGTAAGACATCCCCTTTTTATACAGTTCTTTAGCCTTTTCGTTTATGGGCTTAGGAGGTTGACCCGATTCTTTCCACCTTTCCGAATGCATCCAGTTTTGGATAGTCCAAAAGCTTGCACCAACTGTTCCGCAGATTTTAAGGTAGGTTGATAATATCAATATAATGAGTTAGTATTTTGATTATTGATAAGGTAGCAGCTCCATTATTTCTTTTTTGGCCACTAAAACTCACCAAATGAGTTTATTGTTTAATCTATCCAACTTTAGAATTATCTAAGCTGACAAAAAAGATCCCTATTGAATATCTATAATAAAAGGACTTGCAGGTAGCCCCTCTT is from Echinicola marina and encodes:
- a CDS encoding helix-turn-helix domain-containing protein; protein product: MILSTYLKICGTVGASFWTIQNWMHSERWKESGQPPKPINEKAKELYKKGMSYNEVAKALKISRSTAFKYVKASGKGGG